In Aeromicrobium marinum DSM 15272, one genomic interval encodes:
- a CDS encoding PAC2 family protein, giving the protein MLIHALDGFLGAGSATRIAAEALHSGEGEVLHSFDIETMYDYRARRPLVRFSQDRYLDYTEPRLEIVLEHDQAGRPFLLLAGPEPDFGWERFAAETRDVIETFGVPLTLGLGAVPMGVPHTRPSLITAHGTRPELVDRTNLWSAEITVPSSAQSMLEYRLGTWGHDAAGYVVHVPHYLAQVEFPSAALALLDAVVERLDLKVDTSSLQAKQESALVEIEQQISAQDGGALLAGLEEQYDAFSRGAAQSLLASDEELPSGDELAGQFEEFLARQRKDDDS; this is encoded by the coding sequence GTGCTGATCCACGCGCTCGACGGGTTCCTCGGAGCCGGGTCGGCGACGCGCATCGCCGCGGAGGCCCTGCACTCCGGCGAGGGCGAGGTGCTGCACTCCTTCGACATCGAAACGATGTACGACTACCGCGCGCGCCGACCCCTGGTGCGGTTCTCCCAGGACCGCTACCTCGACTACACCGAACCCCGCCTCGAGATCGTGCTGGAGCACGACCAGGCCGGCCGGCCGTTCCTGCTGCTGGCCGGACCCGAGCCCGACTTCGGGTGGGAGCGGTTCGCGGCCGAGACCCGCGACGTCATCGAGACGTTCGGGGTGCCGCTGACCCTCGGTCTCGGAGCGGTCCCGATGGGGGTCCCGCACACGCGGCCGTCGCTGATCACGGCGCACGGCACCCGGCCCGAGCTCGTCGACCGCACCAACCTGTGGTCCGCGGAGATCACCGTGCCGTCGTCGGCGCAGTCGATGTTGGAGTACCGCCTCGGCACGTGGGGCCACGACGCGGCCGGCTACGTCGTCCACGTGCCGCACTACCTCGCCCAGGTCGAGTTCCCCAGCGCGGCGCTGGCCCTGCTCGACGCCGTCGTCGAACGGCTGGACCTCAAGGTCGACACCAGCAGCCTGCAGGCCAAGCAGGAGAGTGCGCTCGTCGAGATCGAGCAGCAGATCTCCGCGCAGGACGGCGGCGCCCTGTTGGCGGGCCTCGAGGAGCAGTACGACGCCTTCTCCCGCGGTGCGGCCCAGTCGCTGCTGGCCAGCGACGAGGAGCTGCCCAGCGGCGACGAGCTGGCCGGTCAGTTCGAGGAGTTCCTCGCCCGGCAGCGCAAGGACGACGACAGCTAG
- a CDS encoding acyl-CoA thioesterase, with protein sequence MPASLKEVIGLLELEQLEVGLYRGSQPAGSSLKRVFGGQVAAQALMAAQLTVPEDRFVHSLHLYFILGGDPSIPIVYDVENVRDGRSFTTRRVAARQHGEIIFYMTASFQVEEDGYDHQDAMPPVPSPDEATPLLQIIEMRGPEAVEHWKQEWSSFDLRYVGDNRAADDPQRDLTPVAQRLWFRGDGELPASRLIHNAAFTYISDLSLLGASLVPHGQFIGSEKVQPASLDHTIWFHRPIAADQWLLYDQTSPSASGARGLSTAHVFAEDGTLVATVAQEGLIRRTG encoded by the coding sequence GTGCCTGCATCGTTGAAGGAAGTCATCGGTCTCCTGGAGCTCGAGCAGCTGGAGGTCGGCCTGTACCGGGGCTCGCAGCCCGCAGGATCCTCGCTCAAGCGGGTCTTCGGCGGCCAGGTGGCCGCGCAGGCCCTGATGGCGGCCCAGCTCACCGTGCCCGAGGACCGGTTCGTGCACTCGTTGCACCTGTACTTCATCCTCGGGGGCGACCCGAGCATCCCCATCGTCTACGACGTCGAGAACGTGCGCGACGGCCGGTCGTTCACGACCCGTCGCGTCGCGGCCCGTCAGCACGGCGAGATCATCTTCTACATGACCGCGTCCTTCCAGGTCGAGGAGGACGGTTACGACCACCAGGACGCGATGCCGCCGGTCCCGTCACCCGACGAGGCCACACCGCTGCTGCAGATCATCGAGATGCGTGGTCCGGAGGCCGTGGAGCACTGGAAGCAGGAGTGGTCGTCGTTCGACCTGCGCTACGTGGGCGACAACCGCGCGGCGGACGACCCGCAGCGCGACCTCACCCCGGTCGCGCAACGCCTGTGGTTCCGCGGCGACGGCGAGCTGCCGGCCTCGCGGCTGATCCACAACGCCGCCTTCACCTACATCAGCGACCTGAGCCTGCTCGGAGCGAGCCTGGTGCCGCACGGACAGTTCATCGGGTCCGAGAAGGTCCAGCCGGCGTCGCTGGACCACACCATCTGGTTCCACCGCCCCATCGCGGCCGACCAGTGGCTGCTCTACGACCAGACCTCGCCGTCGGCCTCGGGCGCCCGCGGGCTCAGCACGGCGCACGTGTTCGCCGAGGACGGCACCCTGGTCGCCACCGTCGCGCAGGAGGGTCTCATCCGCCGAACCGGGTGA
- a CDS encoding CocE/NonD family hydrolase, with protein sequence MSSRPARLIIALALVAGFLSVAAPASAETPGWVPRAEDHPSTATTADVRVPMSDGVSLLADVVRPVDADGQVVTTPLPVIVTITAYSKTVLGSPSGATLGGADPKKLVKRGYVQVTVDARGTGSSPDVWQVFGEREQLDAAEVVEWAAAQPWSNGSVGMSGPSYMGISQLFAAGQQPEGLKAIFPQVPGGEVYRDIVASGGQLNSAFMPLWLGLVNLTGLVPPSSGTVPPEETFRTYVSRLSQGVPGSAELLGGAILGGETAHDGPFYEERSTLLQAVPTVEVPTFLVGGHYDVFQRGTPLIFQELDQRGVDVKMVLGPWDHLEASAGRGLEDAGYGTLGELQLRWFDHHVKGLPDPTLDSDIPDFTYFELGSQQWKQRDGYLTDQTAEVFRLSGTSTPLLGGGELTQGPVADGTSTLLPIPVAGLCSRSTRQWTAGVTGLLLPANPCDTDNRLNDLTGAVFETPPMTEDLPLLGPINTRLHVSSTSGDGLLAVSVSRVDAGGRVERLTGGWQVISLGELDEQRSVRIDGEIVQPWHPFTAESRRTLEPGEIAPIDVEVFPTGAVIPAGDRLRVSVQSFDVPHLLSPLPQLLSSLAVTTIHTGVQHPSQVTLTRAGGGIDAATVDAVRDTLASVDAAPPRADLLTSLLGALTRFGG encoded by the coding sequence ATGTCGTCACGTCCTGCTCGCCTGATCATCGCGCTGGCCCTGGTGGCCGGCTTCCTGTCCGTCGCCGCACCGGCCTCGGCCGAGACGCCCGGGTGGGTGCCCCGTGCCGAGGACCACCCGTCCACGGCCACCACCGCCGACGTGCGGGTCCCCATGTCCGACGGGGTGTCGCTGCTGGCCGACGTGGTCCGTCCGGTCGACGCCGACGGCCAGGTGGTCACCACTCCCCTGCCCGTGATCGTGACCATCACCGCCTACAGCAAGACGGTGCTCGGGTCGCCCAGCGGTGCGACGCTGGGCGGTGCCGACCCCAAAAAGCTGGTCAAGCGCGGCTACGTGCAGGTGACCGTCGACGCGCGCGGCACCGGCAGCTCCCCCGACGTCTGGCAGGTGTTCGGCGAGCGGGAGCAGCTGGACGCCGCGGAGGTCGTGGAGTGGGCCGCGGCCCAGCCGTGGAGCAACGGGTCCGTCGGCATGAGTGGCCCGTCGTACATGGGCATCAGCCAGCTGTTCGCCGCGGGCCAGCAGCCTGAGGGGCTGAAGGCGATCTTCCCGCAGGTCCCCGGCGGCGAGGTGTACCGCGACATCGTGGCGTCCGGGGGTCAGCTCAACTCCGCGTTCATGCCGCTGTGGCTCGGGCTCGTCAACCTGACCGGTCTCGTGCCCCCCAGCAGCGGCACGGTCCCGCCGGAGGAGACCTTCCGCACCTACGTGTCGCGCCTCAGCCAGGGCGTCCCGGGCTCGGCCGAGCTGCTCGGCGGCGCGATCCTCGGCGGGGAGACCGCCCACGACGGGCCGTTCTACGAGGAGCGGTCGACGCTGCTGCAGGCGGTGCCGACGGTCGAGGTGCCGACGTTCCTGGTCGGTGGCCACTACGACGTCTTCCAGCGCGGGACCCCGCTGATCTTCCAGGAGCTGGACCAGCGCGGCGTGGACGTCAAGATGGTGCTGGGTCCGTGGGACCACCTCGAGGCGTCGGCCGGCCGAGGTCTGGAGGACGCCGGCTACGGCACCCTCGGTGAGCTGCAGCTGCGCTGGTTCGACCACCACGTCAAGGGACTGCCCGACCCCACCCTGGACTCCGACATCCCCGACTTCACCTACTTCGAGCTCGGCTCGCAGCAGTGGAAGCAGCGTGACGGTTACCTGACCGACCAGACCGCCGAGGTCTTCCGCCTGTCCGGCACCTCCACGCCCCTGCTCGGCGGCGGCGAGCTGACCCAGGGCCCCGTGGCCGACGGCACCAGCACGCTGCTGCCGATCCCCGTGGCCGGCCTGTGCTCCCGCTCCACCCGCCAGTGGACCGCCGGCGTCACCGGACTGCTGCTGCCGGCGAACCCCTGCGACACCGACAACCGGCTCAACGACCTCACCGGCGCCGTCTTCGAGACACCCCCCATGACCGAGGACCTCCCGCTCCTCGGCCCGATCAACACCCGCCTGCACGTCTCCAGCACCTCCGGCGACGGGCTGCTGGCCGTCAGCGTCTCGCGGGTGGACGCCGGCGGACGCGTCGAGCGGCTGACCGGCGGCTGGCAGGTCATCAGCCTCGGCGAGCTCGACGAGCAGCGGTCGGTGCGCATCGACGGCGAGATCGTCCAGCCGTGGCACCCGTTCACCGCCGAGTCCCGCCGCACCCTCGAACCCGGCGAGATCGCCCCGATCGACGTCGAGGTCTTCCCCACCGGCGCCGTCATCCCCGCCGGCGACCGCCTCCGCGTCTCGGTCCAGTCCTTCGACGTCCCCCACCTGCTCTCGCCGCTGCCACAGCTGCTCAGCAGCCTGGCCGTGACGACGATCCACACCGGCGTCCAGCACCCGTCGCAGGTCACCCTGACCCGCGCCGGAGGAGGCATCGACGCCGCCACGGTCGACGCCGTCCGCGACACCCTCGCGTCGGTCGACGCCGCCCCGCCACGCGCCGACCTGCTCACCTCACTGCTGGGAGCCCTCACCCGGTTCGGCGGATGA
- a CDS encoding flavin reductase family protein, whose translation MTIHSDHPFRTPDEGRDALRQVRGRMAAPATVWATGSGRDRVGLTVSSVLVAEGDPAHVIGLLDPIADLTERLVDGGSFTVNVLAAGQEFLAGVFAGHEPAPGGPFTQGEWTDGPHGPVLAGAAGHLGADVTACDQQVGWSVLVDGVVRHAEAQDVEALVHLRGAFRRVTAQPGR comes from the coding sequence GTGACGATCCACTCCGACCACCCGTTCCGCACGCCGGACGAGGGCCGTGACGCCCTGCGTCAGGTGCGGGGCCGGATGGCCGCCCCGGCGACGGTCTGGGCCACGGGATCCGGCCGCGACCGGGTCGGCCTGACGGTGTCGTCCGTCCTGGTGGCCGAGGGTGATCCGGCGCACGTCATCGGTCTGCTCGACCCGATCGCCGACCTCACCGAGCGACTGGTCGACGGCGGCTCCTTCACGGTGAACGTGCTGGCGGCGGGACAGGAGTTCCTGGCCGGGGTCTTCGCGGGCCACGAGCCGGCGCCGGGAGGCCCGTTCACGCAGGGGGAGTGGACCGACGGCCCCCACGGTCCGGTGCTGGCGGGAGCCGCCGGCCACCTCGGCGCCGACGTGACCGCGTGCGACCAGCAGGTCGGCTGGTCGGTCCTGGTCGACGGGGTGGTGCGCCACGCGGAGGCCCAGGACGTCGAGGCACTGGTGCACCTGAGGGGAGCCTTCCGGCGGGTGACGGCACAGCCCGGTCGGTAG
- the dxs gene encoding 1-deoxy-D-xylulose-5-phosphate synthase, producing MPTSPDRPRGVLADVRGPADLRTLDAAQLDQLAAEIRELLITSVAARGGHLGPNLGVVELTLAIHRVFESPADRVIWDTGHQSYVHKMVTGRADRFGELRTETGLSGYPAQAESEHDWVENSHASTSLSYADGLARANELLGSDRHVVAVIGDGALTGGMAWEALNNIAAHRDRRLVVVVNDNGRSYTPTVGGLANRLTGIRTSPGYEPALKTVKDVLTTRGGPIGPAAYEALHAIKKGVKDALAPQGMFEDLGIKYLGPVHGHDRPAVERALAAARGFGGPVLVHVITTKGHGYDIAVENENDQMHQAPPFDRETGDAVAVAPAGWTSVFRDEIVRIADERTDVVGITAAMLYPVGLDAFADKFPDRVFDVGIAEQHAVTCAAGLAMGGLHPVVAVYATFLNRAFDQVLLDVALHRCGVTFVLDRAGVTGDDGASHNGMWDLSLLQLVPRLHLAAPRDGTQLRELLRECVDIDDAPSVVRFAKGPVGADIDALERVGGVDVLRRDADPEVLLVGIGSMAGTALAAAELLAAEGVACTVVDPRWVKPLDPAVVELAGEHRLVVTVEDNGRQGGAGSTIARAVADAGLQQPVRVHGVEQEFLHHAKRDVILERLGLTPRAVADDTLAAVAARNAAQG from the coding sequence ATGCCCACGTCACCGGATCGACCCCGAGGAGTCCTGGCGGACGTCCGCGGCCCGGCCGACCTCAGGACCCTCGACGCCGCGCAGCTGGACCAGCTCGCTGCCGAGATCCGTGAGCTGCTCATCACCTCCGTCGCGGCCCGCGGTGGCCACCTCGGGCCCAATCTCGGGGTCGTCGAGCTGACCCTGGCGATCCACCGGGTGTTCGAGTCACCCGCCGACCGTGTCATCTGGGACACCGGTCACCAGTCGTACGTGCACAAGATGGTCACCGGTCGCGCCGACCGCTTCGGCGAGCTGCGCACCGAGACCGGGCTCTCGGGCTACCCCGCGCAGGCGGAGTCCGAGCACGACTGGGTCGAGAACAGCCACGCCTCCACGAGCCTTTCGTACGCCGACGGGCTGGCCCGCGCGAACGAGCTGCTCGGCTCGGACCGACACGTCGTCGCCGTCATCGGCGACGGCGCCCTCACCGGCGGCATGGCCTGGGAGGCGCTGAACAACATCGCCGCCCACCGTGACCGGCGGCTGGTCGTCGTCGTCAACGACAACGGTCGCTCGTACACCCCGACCGTCGGCGGCCTCGCCAACCGGCTCACCGGCATCCGCACCAGTCCGGGGTACGAGCCGGCCCTGAAGACCGTCAAGGACGTGCTGACCACCCGGGGCGGACCGATCGGGCCCGCGGCCTACGAGGCGCTCCACGCGATCAAGAAGGGCGTCAAGGACGCCCTCGCCCCCCAGGGCATGTTCGAGGACCTGGGCATCAAGTACCTCGGACCGGTGCACGGTCACGACCGTCCGGCGGTGGAGCGCGCCCTCGCCGCTGCGCGCGGGTTCGGCGGGCCCGTGCTCGTCCACGTCATCACGACCAAGGGCCACGGCTACGACATCGCCGTCGAGAACGAGAACGACCAGATGCACCAGGCGCCGCCGTTCGACCGCGAGACCGGTGACGCGGTGGCCGTCGCTCCCGCCGGGTGGACCTCGGTGTTCCGTGACGAGATCGTGCGGATCGCCGACGAGCGCACCGACGTCGTCGGCATCACCGCCGCGATGCTCTACCCCGTCGGCCTCGACGCCTTCGCTGACAAGTTCCCCGACCGGGTGTTCGACGTCGGCATCGCCGAGCAGCACGCCGTCACCTGCGCCGCCGGGCTGGCGATGGGCGGTCTTCACCCTGTGGTCGCCGTCTACGCCACCTTCCTGAACCGCGCCTTCGACCAGGTGCTGCTCGACGTGGCCCTGCACCGCTGCGGGGTCACCTTCGTGCTCGACCGGGCGGGCGTCACCGGTGACGACGGAGCCAGCCACAACGGCATGTGGGACCTCTCGCTCCTCCAGCTCGTCCCGCGCCTGCACCTGGCGGCGCCCCGGGACGGCACCCAGCTGCGCGAGCTGCTCCGCGAGTGCGTCGACATCGACGACGCCCCGTCGGTCGTGCGGTTCGCCAAGGGGCCGGTGGGCGCCGACATCGACGCGCTCGAGCGGGTCGGTGGAGTCGACGTGCTGCGGCGCGACGCCGACCCCGAGGTGCTGCTCGTCGGCATCGGCTCGATGGCCGGCACCGCGCTGGCCGCGGCCGAGCTGCTGGCGGCCGAGGGGGTCGCCTGCACCGTGGTCGACCCGCGCTGGGTCAAGCCGCTCGACCCGGCGGTGGTCGAGCTCGCCGGCGAGCACCGCCTGGTGGTCACCGTCGAGGACAACGGGCGCCAGGGCGGCGCCGGCTCGACGATCGCCCGTGCCGTGGCCGACGCCGGTCTGCAGCAGCCCGTCCGGGTCCACGGCGTCGAGCAGGAGTTCCTCCACCACGCCAAGCGCGACGTCATCCTCGAGCGGCTCGGCCTCACGCCGCGTGCCGTGGCCGACGACACCCTGGCGGCCGTCGCCGCACGGAATGCGGCGCAGGGCTGA